A DNA window from Rhineura floridana isolate rRhiFlo1 chromosome 11, rRhiFlo1.hap2, whole genome shotgun sequence contains the following coding sequences:
- the LOC133366328 gene encoding tubulin polymerization-promoting protein family member 2-like produces MSDLEKAFRRFAVYGDTGATGNDMTGKNFSKMLKECDVMDGKFVTSTDVDIVFNKVKAKGARNINFIEFQQAIKELSGKRFKGKSPEEALQATFMLMEGKEPANVGATKSITAGAVERLTDTSKYTGSHKERFDESGKGKGIAGRANLVDNSGYVGAYKGAGTYDKSH; encoded by the exons ATGTCAGACCTGGAAAAAGCTTTCCGCAGATTTGCCGTGTATGGAGATACAGGTGCCACCGGCAACGACATGACCGGCAAGAACTTCTCCAAGATGTTGAAGGAGTGTGATGTGATGGACGGGAAGTTTGTGACCAGCACCGATGTGGACATTGTCTTCAACAAAGTCAA GGCCAAGGGTGCCCGCAATATAAACTTCATTGAGTTCCAGCAAGCCATTAAGGAATTGAGCGGAAAACGCTTCAAAGGGAAGTCCCCTGAGGAGGCTTTGCAGGCCACGTTCATGTTGATGGAAGGCAAAGAACCAGCCAACGTGGGAGCAACG AAATCTATCACGGCTGGTGCGGTGGAGAGGCTGACAGACACCAGCAAATACACAGGCTCCCACAAGGAGCGTTTTGATGAAAGCGGCAAGGGCAAAGGGATAGCTGGACGGGCAAACCTGGTTGACAACAGCGGCTATGTTGGTGCCTACAAGGGGGCTGGAACCTATGACAAGTCCCATTAG
- the LOC133367008 gene encoding zinc finger protein 91-like isoform X3 translates to MHQPGSVKKMKLGNRAKGVAVSDCQHLSDEVETSPLVSQQTKKTFTSDGEAFSKSSNLRTNQKNLAKALHVCDQCGKEFRWPSDLARHQRVHVRGKAARRDQSQSQASSPFALIPLQVDANSCKTLSQKPVTNQSTHTKNLHNCDQCGKEFRWPSDLARHKRVHAGAKAAKQVPCQSEASSPSPLMPATMALQAENSSEIFSPKSMLPANQRTYRKNLHTSDQRGKDFQWPSALVQHRLVHSGRRVARGDQCQSKLDASNSLTPSPTSLQVCSTDTNCHKAFGTSSQLVTHQHTHLKKSYTCGKCGKSYKWPSNLARHKRTHYRRKFKTDKNTHFKKSYICGQCGKSFQWLSHLTRHEHSHLRRKLKIDQGTDSEKPFVCSQCGKGFLWPSHLAQHKLNHLRGKQQIRTPIPNSSTTDQSTNTHKAFLCDQCGQGFLCLSDLTQHVFAHSGERPYSCAICGCQFRRRVQLIKHHKSHEESDEEEEEDQSECEEDVPVKNTPTKQLLSLSPMDSGEQSKSFASLKACECGMCHTKANDISELLPPNNIWENEVSGLSRPLSLTRPCECGYCGSDDDINTQLTEPLLPNYDITASAEFTAVLSSCEAVTTKPMLPSTSRGARKRVARRLRKKASNESITHFVGQPFAVASQSPKGPKSLSTPSSPLVRHDKPYACPKCPKRFSLASYMTKHLHIHQMGEPYKCTTCGKSFAQRSYLAKHQRVHTTRLAHECPECGSFFTQLSYLCKHMLTHRK, encoded by the coding sequence ATGCACCAGCCAGGAAGTGTTAAGAAAATGAAACTGGGGAATCGAGCAAAGGGTGTAGCAGTTTCGGACTGCCAGCACCTGTCAGATGAAGTTGAGACAAGTCCTTTGGTATCCCAGCAGACAAAGAAAACATTTACAAGTGATGGGGAAGCATTCAGCAAAAGCTCAAACTTAAGGACAAACCAAAAGAACCTTGCCAAGGCTCTGCACGTCTGTGACCAATGTGGAAAGGAGTTCAGGTGGCCGTCTGACCTTGCCCGACATCAGCGTGTACATGTTAGGGGTAAAGCAGCTAGACGAGACCAGAGCCAATCACAAGCAAGCAGTCCATTTGCCCTCATTCCTCTGCAAGTAGATGCAAATTCTTGCAAAACATTAAGCCAAAAACCAGTGACAAACCAGAGTACCCATACCAAGAATCTGCATAACTGTGATCAGTGTGGGAAGGAGTTCCGATGGCCCTCTGATCTTGCCCGACATAAACGTGTACATGCTGGGGCTAAAGCAGCTAAACAGGTTCCTTGCCAATCAGAAGCAAGCAGTCCAAGTCCATTGATGCCTGCCACCATGGCTCTGCAAGCAGAGAATTCTAGTGAAATATTCTCACCAAAGTCAATGTTGCCAGCAAACCAGAGGACCTATAGAAAGAATCTACACACCTCTGACCAACGTGGCAAAGATTTCCAATGGCCCTCTGCACTTGTACAACATCGGCTTGTACACTCTGGCAGAAGAGTAGCTAGAGGGGATCAATGCCAGTCAAAGCTAGATGCCTCAAATTCTTTGACACCTAGTCCTACATCCCTGCAAGTTTGCAGTACAGATACAAACTGTCACAAAGCATTCGGTACAAGCTCCCAGTTAGTGACACATCAACACACCCACCTCAAAAAATCCTACACCTGTGGGAAGTGCGGGAAAAGCTACAAGTGGCCTTCCAACCTTGCCCGACATAAACGCACTCACTATAGGAGAAAGTTTAAGACAGACAAGAATACTCACTTCAAGAAGTCCTACATCTGTGGtcagtgtgggaaaagcttccaGTGGCTGTCACACCTTACCCGGCATGAACACTCTCATTTGAGGAGAAAGTTAAAAATAGACCAGGGCACCGACTCAGAGAAGCCCTTTGTCTGCAGTCAATGTGGGAAAGGCTTCCTGTGGCCTTCTCACCTTGCCCAACATAAACTCAATCACCTTAGGGGGAAGCAACAGATCAGAACACCTATACCCAACAGCTCAACAACAGATCAGAGCACCAATACTCATAAGGCCTTCCTCTGTGACCAGTGTGGACAAGGCTTTCTGTGTCTTTCTGACCTCACCCAACATGTGTTCGCACACTCTGGAGAACGACCCTACAGCTGTGCCATTTGCGGGTGTCAGTTCAGGCGCCGTGTGCAGCTGATAAAGCACCATAAATCACATGAGGAGAgtgatgaggaggaagaggaagatcaGAGTGAATGTGAGGAAGATGTCCCTGTGAAGAACACCCCCACAAAGCAACTGCTGTCCCTTTCCCCCATGGATTCTGGGGAGCAGAGCAAATCTTTTGCCAGTCTGAAAGCCTGTGAGTGTGGTATGTGCCACACTAAAGCAAATGACATCTCTGAACTGCTTCCCCCAAACAACATTTGGGAAAATGAGGTCAGTGGCCTCTCCCGTCCCCTGTCCCTGACGCGGCCTTGTGAGTGTGGGTACTGTGGAAGCGATGATGATATCAACACACAACTCACCGAGCCACTTCTTCCTAATTATGACATCACAGCCAGTGCTGAATTCACAGCTGTGTTGAGTTCCTGTGAGGCAGTCACTACTAAGCCCATGCTCCCAAGCACCTCAAGGGGAGCGCGGAAGAGAGTTGCACGCAGGCTAAGGAAGAAGGCTTCCAATGAAAGCATCACCCACTTTGTTGGGCAGCCATTTGCTGTGGCTAGCCAGAGCCCTAAGGGGCCCAAATCCCTGAGCACTCCTAGTTCCCCATTGGTGAGACATGACAAGCCTTATGCTTGTCCCAAGTGTCCAAAGCGGTTCAGCCTGGCTTCATATATGACAAAGCACCTGCACATCCACCAGATGGGGGAGCCATATAAATGCACCACTTGCGGGAAGTCCTTTGCTCAGCGTTCATATCTGGCTAAGCACCAGCGGGTGCACACGACGAGGTTGGCACATGAATGCCCAGAATGTGGCAGCTTCTTCACTCAGCTTTCATACCTGTGCAAGCATATGCTCACACACAGAAAGTAG
- the LOC133367008 gene encoding zinc finger protein ZFP2-like isoform X1 translates to MSGEEIQAALRSLPAEEPEPAKDWPEHNHNAASWIEGGQVWVLELQPYETEASSAGGGDLEKMHQPGSVKKMKLGNRAKGVAVSDCQHLSDEVETSPLVSQQTKKTFTSDGEAFSKSSNLRTNQKNLAKALHVCDQCGKEFRWPSDLARHQRVHVRGKAARRDQSQSQASSPFALIPLQVDANSCKTLSQKPVTNQSTHTKNLHNCDQCGKEFRWPSDLARHKRVHAGAKAAKQVPCQSEASSPSPLMPATMALQAENSSEIFSPKSMLPANQRTYRKNLHTSDQRGKDFQWPSALVQHRLVHSGRRVARGDQCQSKLDASNSLTPSPTSLQVCSTDTNCHKAFGTSSQLVTHQHTHLKKSYTCGKCGKSYKWPSNLARHKRTHYRRKFKTDKNTHFKKSYICGQCGKSFQWLSHLTRHEHSHLRRKLKIDQGTDSEKPFVCSQCGKGFLWPSHLAQHKLNHLRGKQQIRTPIPNSSTTDQSTNTHKAFLCDQCGQGFLCLSDLTQHVFAHSGERPYSCAICGCQFRRRVQLIKHHKSHEESDEEEEEDQSECEEDVPVKNTPTKQLLSLSPMDSGEQSKSFASLKACECGMCHTKANDISELLPPNNIWENEVSGLSRPLSLTRPCECGYCGSDDDINTQLTEPLLPNYDITASAEFTAVLSSCEAVTTKPMLPSTSRGARKRVARRLRKKASNESITHFVGQPFAVASQSPKGPKSLSTPSSPLVRHDKPYACPKCPKRFSLASYMTKHLHIHQMGEPYKCTTCGKSFAQRSYLAKHQRVHTTRLAHECPECGSFFTQLSYLCKHMLTHRK, encoded by the exons ATGTCAGGTGAAGAGATTCAGGCTGCTCTCAGGTCACTGCCAGCTGAAGAACCTGAGCCAGCAAAAG ATTGGCCAGAACACAACCACAATGCAGCTTCCTGGATAGAAGGAGGCCAAGTGTGGGTCCTTGAGCTTCAGCCTTATGAAACTGAAGCTTCTTCTG CAGGTGGTGGAGATTTGGAGAAAATGCACCAGCCAGGAAGTGTTAAGAAAATGAAACTGGGGAATCGAGCAAAGGGTGTAGCAGTTTCGGACTGCCAGCACCTGTCAGATGAAGTTGAGACAAGTCCTTTGGTATCCCAGCAGACAAAGAAAACATTTACAAGTGATGGGGAAGCATTCAGCAAAAGCTCAAACTTAAGGACAAACCAAAAGAACCTTGCCAAGGCTCTGCACGTCTGTGACCAATGTGGAAAGGAGTTCAGGTGGCCGTCTGACCTTGCCCGACATCAGCGTGTACATGTTAGGGGTAAAGCAGCTAGACGAGACCAGAGCCAATCACAAGCAAGCAGTCCATTTGCCCTCATTCCTCTGCAAGTAGATGCAAATTCTTGCAAAACATTAAGCCAAAAACCAGTGACAAACCAGAGTACCCATACCAAGAATCTGCATAACTGTGATCAGTGTGGGAAGGAGTTCCGATGGCCCTCTGATCTTGCCCGACATAAACGTGTACATGCTGGGGCTAAAGCAGCTAAACAGGTTCCTTGCCAATCAGAAGCAAGCAGTCCAAGTCCATTGATGCCTGCCACCATGGCTCTGCAAGCAGAGAATTCTAGTGAAATATTCTCACCAAAGTCAATGTTGCCAGCAAACCAGAGGACCTATAGAAAGAATCTACACACCTCTGACCAACGTGGCAAAGATTTCCAATGGCCCTCTGCACTTGTACAACATCGGCTTGTACACTCTGGCAGAAGAGTAGCTAGAGGGGATCAATGCCAGTCAAAGCTAGATGCCTCAAATTCTTTGACACCTAGTCCTACATCCCTGCAAGTTTGCAGTACAGATACAAACTGTCACAAAGCATTCGGTACAAGCTCCCAGTTAGTGACACATCAACACACCCACCTCAAAAAATCCTACACCTGTGGGAAGTGCGGGAAAAGCTACAAGTGGCCTTCCAACCTTGCCCGACATAAACGCACTCACTATAGGAGAAAGTTTAAGACAGACAAGAATACTCACTTCAAGAAGTCCTACATCTGTGGtcagtgtgggaaaagcttccaGTGGCTGTCACACCTTACCCGGCATGAACACTCTCATTTGAGGAGAAAGTTAAAAATAGACCAGGGCACCGACTCAGAGAAGCCCTTTGTCTGCAGTCAATGTGGGAAAGGCTTCCTGTGGCCTTCTCACCTTGCCCAACATAAACTCAATCACCTTAGGGGGAAGCAACAGATCAGAACACCTATACCCAACAGCTCAACAACAGATCAGAGCACCAATACTCATAAGGCCTTCCTCTGTGACCAGTGTGGACAAGGCTTTCTGTGTCTTTCTGACCTCACCCAACATGTGTTCGCACACTCTGGAGAACGACCCTACAGCTGTGCCATTTGCGGGTGTCAGTTCAGGCGCCGTGTGCAGCTGATAAAGCACCATAAATCACATGAGGAGAgtgatgaggaggaagaggaagatcaGAGTGAATGTGAGGAAGATGTCCCTGTGAAGAACACCCCCACAAAGCAACTGCTGTCCCTTTCCCCCATGGATTCTGGGGAGCAGAGCAAATCTTTTGCCAGTCTGAAAGCCTGTGAGTGTGGTATGTGCCACACTAAAGCAAATGACATCTCTGAACTGCTTCCCCCAAACAACATTTGGGAAAATGAGGTCAGTGGCCTCTCCCGTCCCCTGTCCCTGACGCGGCCTTGTGAGTGTGGGTACTGTGGAAGCGATGATGATATCAACACACAACTCACCGAGCCACTTCTTCCTAATTATGACATCACAGCCAGTGCTGAATTCACAGCTGTGTTGAGTTCCTGTGAGGCAGTCACTACTAAGCCCATGCTCCCAAGCACCTCAAGGGGAGCGCGGAAGAGAGTTGCACGCAGGCTAAGGAAGAAGGCTTCCAATGAAAGCATCACCCACTTTGTTGGGCAGCCATTTGCTGTGGCTAGCCAGAGCCCTAAGGGGCCCAAATCCCTGAGCACTCCTAGTTCCCCATTGGTGAGACATGACAAGCCTTATGCTTGTCCCAAGTGTCCAAAGCGGTTCAGCCTGGCTTCATATATGACAAAGCACCTGCACATCCACCAGATGGGGGAGCCATATAAATGCACCACTTGCGGGAAGTCCTTTGCTCAGCGTTCATATCTGGCTAAGCACCAGCGGGTGCACACGACGAGGTTGGCACATGAATGCCCAGAATGTGGCAGCTTCTTCACTCAGCTTTCATACCTGTGCAAGCATATGCTCACACACAGAAAGTAG
- the LOC133367008 gene encoding zinc finger protein ZFP2-like isoform X2, translating to MSGEEIQAALRSLPAEEPEPAKDWPEHNHNAASWIEGGQVWVLELQPYETEASSGGGDLEKMHQPGSVKKMKLGNRAKGVAVSDCQHLSDEVETSPLVSQQTKKTFTSDGEAFSKSSNLRTNQKNLAKALHVCDQCGKEFRWPSDLARHQRVHVRGKAARRDQSQSQASSPFALIPLQVDANSCKTLSQKPVTNQSTHTKNLHNCDQCGKEFRWPSDLARHKRVHAGAKAAKQVPCQSEASSPSPLMPATMALQAENSSEIFSPKSMLPANQRTYRKNLHTSDQRGKDFQWPSALVQHRLVHSGRRVARGDQCQSKLDASNSLTPSPTSLQVCSTDTNCHKAFGTSSQLVTHQHTHLKKSYTCGKCGKSYKWPSNLARHKRTHYRRKFKTDKNTHFKKSYICGQCGKSFQWLSHLTRHEHSHLRRKLKIDQGTDSEKPFVCSQCGKGFLWPSHLAQHKLNHLRGKQQIRTPIPNSSTTDQSTNTHKAFLCDQCGQGFLCLSDLTQHVFAHSGERPYSCAICGCQFRRRVQLIKHHKSHEESDEEEEEDQSECEEDVPVKNTPTKQLLSLSPMDSGEQSKSFASLKACECGMCHTKANDISELLPPNNIWENEVSGLSRPLSLTRPCECGYCGSDDDINTQLTEPLLPNYDITASAEFTAVLSSCEAVTTKPMLPSTSRGARKRVARRLRKKASNESITHFVGQPFAVASQSPKGPKSLSTPSSPLVRHDKPYACPKCPKRFSLASYMTKHLHIHQMGEPYKCTTCGKSFAQRSYLAKHQRVHTTRLAHECPECGSFFTQLSYLCKHMLTHRK from the exons ATGTCAGGTGAAGAGATTCAGGCTGCTCTCAGGTCACTGCCAGCTGAAGAACCTGAGCCAGCAAAAG ATTGGCCAGAACACAACCACAATGCAGCTTCCTGGATAGAAGGAGGCCAAGTGTGGGTCCTTGAGCTTCAGCCTTATGAAACTGAAGCTTCTTCTG GTGGTGGAGATTTGGAGAAAATGCACCAGCCAGGAAGTGTTAAGAAAATGAAACTGGGGAATCGAGCAAAGGGTGTAGCAGTTTCGGACTGCCAGCACCTGTCAGATGAAGTTGAGACAAGTCCTTTGGTATCCCAGCAGACAAAGAAAACATTTACAAGTGATGGGGAAGCATTCAGCAAAAGCTCAAACTTAAGGACAAACCAAAAGAACCTTGCCAAGGCTCTGCACGTCTGTGACCAATGTGGAAAGGAGTTCAGGTGGCCGTCTGACCTTGCCCGACATCAGCGTGTACATGTTAGGGGTAAAGCAGCTAGACGAGACCAGAGCCAATCACAAGCAAGCAGTCCATTTGCCCTCATTCCTCTGCAAGTAGATGCAAATTCTTGCAAAACATTAAGCCAAAAACCAGTGACAAACCAGAGTACCCATACCAAGAATCTGCATAACTGTGATCAGTGTGGGAAGGAGTTCCGATGGCCCTCTGATCTTGCCCGACATAAACGTGTACATGCTGGGGCTAAAGCAGCTAAACAGGTTCCTTGCCAATCAGAAGCAAGCAGTCCAAGTCCATTGATGCCTGCCACCATGGCTCTGCAAGCAGAGAATTCTAGTGAAATATTCTCACCAAAGTCAATGTTGCCAGCAAACCAGAGGACCTATAGAAAGAATCTACACACCTCTGACCAACGTGGCAAAGATTTCCAATGGCCCTCTGCACTTGTACAACATCGGCTTGTACACTCTGGCAGAAGAGTAGCTAGAGGGGATCAATGCCAGTCAAAGCTAGATGCCTCAAATTCTTTGACACCTAGTCCTACATCCCTGCAAGTTTGCAGTACAGATACAAACTGTCACAAAGCATTCGGTACAAGCTCCCAGTTAGTGACACATCAACACACCCACCTCAAAAAATCCTACACCTGTGGGAAGTGCGGGAAAAGCTACAAGTGGCCTTCCAACCTTGCCCGACATAAACGCACTCACTATAGGAGAAAGTTTAAGACAGACAAGAATACTCACTTCAAGAAGTCCTACATCTGTGGtcagtgtgggaaaagcttccaGTGGCTGTCACACCTTACCCGGCATGAACACTCTCATTTGAGGAGAAAGTTAAAAATAGACCAGGGCACCGACTCAGAGAAGCCCTTTGTCTGCAGTCAATGTGGGAAAGGCTTCCTGTGGCCTTCTCACCTTGCCCAACATAAACTCAATCACCTTAGGGGGAAGCAACAGATCAGAACACCTATACCCAACAGCTCAACAACAGATCAGAGCACCAATACTCATAAGGCCTTCCTCTGTGACCAGTGTGGACAAGGCTTTCTGTGTCTTTCTGACCTCACCCAACATGTGTTCGCACACTCTGGAGAACGACCCTACAGCTGTGCCATTTGCGGGTGTCAGTTCAGGCGCCGTGTGCAGCTGATAAAGCACCATAAATCACATGAGGAGAgtgatgaggaggaagaggaagatcaGAGTGAATGTGAGGAAGATGTCCCTGTGAAGAACACCCCCACAAAGCAACTGCTGTCCCTTTCCCCCATGGATTCTGGGGAGCAGAGCAAATCTTTTGCCAGTCTGAAAGCCTGTGAGTGTGGTATGTGCCACACTAAAGCAAATGACATCTCTGAACTGCTTCCCCCAAACAACATTTGGGAAAATGAGGTCAGTGGCCTCTCCCGTCCCCTGTCCCTGACGCGGCCTTGTGAGTGTGGGTACTGTGGAAGCGATGATGATATCAACACACAACTCACCGAGCCACTTCTTCCTAATTATGACATCACAGCCAGTGCTGAATTCACAGCTGTGTTGAGTTCCTGTGAGGCAGTCACTACTAAGCCCATGCTCCCAAGCACCTCAAGGGGAGCGCGGAAGAGAGTTGCACGCAGGCTAAGGAAGAAGGCTTCCAATGAAAGCATCACCCACTTTGTTGGGCAGCCATTTGCTGTGGCTAGCCAGAGCCCTAAGGGGCCCAAATCCCTGAGCACTCCTAGTTCCCCATTGGTGAGACATGACAAGCCTTATGCTTGTCCCAAGTGTCCAAAGCGGTTCAGCCTGGCTTCATATATGACAAAGCACCTGCACATCCACCAGATGGGGGAGCCATATAAATGCACCACTTGCGGGAAGTCCTTTGCTCAGCGTTCATATCTGGCTAAGCACCAGCGGGTGCACACGACGAGGTTGGCACATGAATGCCCAGAATGTGGCAGCTTCTTCACTCAGCTTTCATACCTGTGCAAGCATATGCTCACACACAGAAAGTAG